Proteins co-encoded in one Psychromonas sp. L1A2 genomic window:
- a CDS encoding YeaC family protein produces the protein MANINEYAKNITPALYQKLATAVETGKWLDGAPLSEEQKAHSLQLVMAYQKEFNIEPDHFTIAQNGEIFMESKKVLRQQFADPDDNSEVHLINL, from the coding sequence GTGGCAAATATAAATGAGTATGCAAAAAATATCACTCCAGCACTTTATCAGAAACTAGCAACTGCTGTTGAAACAGGGAAATGGTTAGACGGTGCACCATTGAGTGAAGAGCAAAAAGCACATTCATTGCAATTAGTAATGGCTTACCAAAAAGAATTTAATATAGAACCCGATCATTTTACTATCGCTCAAAATGGTGAAATCTTTATGGAGTCTAAAAAAGTATTAAGGCAACAGTTTGCAGATCCTGATGATAACTCTGAAGTGCATCTTATTAACTTATAA
- the lpcA gene encoding D-sedoheptulose 7-phosphate isomerase: MNLSLIKDELLEAQTVLSAFLSDQQNLQNIEDAASLLAESFKNEGKVLACGNGGSHCDAMHFAEELTGRYREHRPSYPAIAISDASHISCVGNDYGFEYIFARYLEGVGRSGDVLFCLSTSGNSGNILKAIDVAKSKGIKVIALTGKDGGKMAGLADVEIRVPHFGFADRIQEVHIKIIHILIYLIEKKMA, from the coding sequence ATGAATTTATCATTAATTAAAGATGAGTTGTTAGAAGCACAAACGGTCTTATCTGCATTCTTATCAGATCAACAAAATTTACAGAATATCGAAGATGCTGCTTCGTTATTAGCGGAATCTTTCAAAAATGAAGGCAAAGTATTAGCTTGTGGTAATGGAGGCTCTCATTGTGATGCTATGCATTTTGCTGAAGAGTTAACGGGGCGTTATCGTGAACATCGACCGTCGTACCCAGCGATTGCGATTTCAGATGCTAGCCATATTTCTTGTGTCGGTAATGACTACGGATTTGAGTACATATTTGCACGTTACCTTGAAGGCGTTGGCCGCAGTGGTGATGTGTTATTTTGTTTATCAACCAGTGGTAACTCAGGCAATATTCTAAAAGCCATTGATGTTGCTAAATCTAAAGGCATCAAAGTCATTGCTTTAACGGGTAAAGACGGTGGAAAAATGGCTGGACTAGCAGACGTTGAAATTCGTGTACCGCATTTCGGTTTTGCCGATCGCATCCAAGAAGTACATATTAAGATCATTCATATCTTGATCTATTTAATTGAAAAAAAGATGGCTTAG